The following proteins are encoded in a genomic region of Tenacibaculum sp. 190524A05c:
- a CDS encoding PAS domain-containing sensor histidine kinase has product MFSKEDKVVFDTLFEAVSEAVIVVDEFQKITVVNSSALQTFGYKEEEILNQHLEILIPQKYKGNHGAHFKSFMGSREKRQMGRGRDLYAVHKEGNIFPIEVGLNPLEIQGQKYIMALVIDISLRKHQELEILELNTKLENKVKERTRNLKTTVDELEKINKELDEENKKRIEAEQKAKVALKKERELNELKTKFLSLVSHEFKTPLSGILTSSMLLAKYKLTEQQEKREKHLSIINNKVHYLNNILNDFLSIEKLEKGEVNYNLSSFSLQNVISETISNLDLLLKRGQEIIVKSDIIEDEIYQDIKIIELTISNLLSNAIKYSPEDTKITIATSQENRNTLIKVIDEGFGIPEKDQKNIFQRYFRAENVLLNEGTGIGLNIVKSHLENLGGTITFVSEEHKGSTFTIQIPNKAVI; this is encoded by the coding sequence ATGTTTTCAAAAGAAGATAAAGTAGTTTTTGATACCCTTTTTGAAGCTGTTTCTGAAGCGGTAATTGTAGTAGATGAGTTTCAAAAAATCACAGTAGTTAACTCTTCCGCCTTACAGACTTTTGGATATAAAGAAGAAGAAATTCTGAATCAACATCTAGAAATTCTGATTCCTCAAAAATATAAGGGAAACCATGGTGCACATTTCAAAAGTTTTATGGGATCTCGTGAGAAAAGACAAATGGGTAGAGGGAGAGATTTGTATGCTGTTCATAAAGAAGGTAATATTTTTCCAATTGAAGTAGGGTTAAATCCGTTAGAAATACAAGGTCAAAAATATATTATGGCTTTAGTAATTGATATTTCTTTGAGGAAACATCAAGAGTTAGAGATTCTTGAATTAAATACTAAGCTTGAAAATAAGGTTAAAGAAAGAACTCGAAACTTGAAAACGACGGTTGATGAATTAGAGAAGATAAATAAGGAACTAGACGAAGAAAACAAAAAGAGAATTGAAGCAGAACAGAAAGCGAAAGTAGCATTAAAGAAAGAGAGAGAATTAAATGAGTTAAAAACAAAGTTTTTATCGCTAGTTTCTCACGAGTTTAAAACTCCTTTAAGCGGTATTTTAACTTCAAGTATGTTACTGGCAAAGTATAAACTAACGGAACAACAGGAAAAGAGAGAAAAACATCTTTCTATAATTAACAATAAAGTTCACTATTTAAATAATATCTTAAACGATTTCTTATCAATTGAAAAACTTGAAAAAGGTGAAGTAAACTATAATTTATCTAGTTTTAGTTTACAAAATGTAATATCTGAAACGATCAGTAATTTAGATTTACTACTAAAACGTGGACAAGAAATTATTGTAAAGAGTGATATAATTGAAGATGAAATTTACCAAGATATAAAGATTATAGAACTGACGATTTCGAACTTATTAAGTAATGCCATTAAATATTCACCAGAAGACACAAAAATTACAATTGCTACTTCACAAGAGAATAGAAATACATTAATTAAAGTAATTGATGAAGGTTTTGGAATTCCAGAAAAAGATCAGAAGAATATCTTTCAACGTTATTTTAGAGCAGAGAATGTATTGCTAAATGAAGGGACAGGAATCGGGTTAAACATTGTAAAAAGTCATTTAGAAAATTTAGGTGGAACAATTACATTTGTTAGTGAAGAGCATAAAGGATCAACATTTACCATACAAATACCAAACAAAGCAGTAATATGA
- a CDS encoding TlpA disulfide reductase family protein encodes MKKLMLGLFAVSLVACNNAEPVNYVLFNGTIKNPNSKSLTILDGSNKPVRQIKVSDTGAFADTIFNANGYYAFNDGKERSEIYLQDGYELTLDMDAKEFDETIKYSGNGSDVNNYLSQKFMTKEKAGSTFQLYSMDEDKYLSTMNTLKEDLEKSLENVDAKFAKQEKVNLNYEHLNHLTQYEPAHGYFTKNRDFKVSESFPNAIEGIDLNNEEHYKLYNSYKGIVGYGFAKVARENAKKNGTSYETEAIAHLKELKSDVIKNDILNGFVRQVSVMNPNAEALYKGIMEISTDEKLKERLTKQYNAILTLAEGKDSPVFVNYENNAGGTTSLADLKGKYVYIDVWATWCKPCKDEIPHLKKVEEKYHDKNIEFVSISIDEEKDHELWKKMIKDESLGGTQLMADAAWGSKFVQEYQINGIPRFILIDPTGKIVKSYAPRPSDKKLIELFDGLKI; translated from the coding sequence ATGAAAAAGCTTATGTTAGGCTTATTCGCCGTTAGCCTTGTTGCGTGCAACAACGCTGAACCTGTAAACTACGTCCTATTTAATGGAACAATTAAAAATCCAAACAGTAAAAGTTTAACCATTCTTGATGGTTCTAACAAACCTGTTAGACAAATTAAAGTATCTGACACTGGAGCATTTGCTGATACTATTTTTAATGCCAATGGTTACTATGCTTTTAATGACGGAAAAGAAAGATCTGAAATTTATCTTCAAGATGGCTATGAATTGACTTTAGACATGGATGCTAAAGAATTTGATGAGACAATTAAATATTCTGGAAACGGAAGTGATGTAAACAATTACTTGTCTCAAAAATTCATGACTAAGGAAAAAGCTGGATCAACGTTTCAGTTATATTCAATGGATGAAGATAAATATTTATCTACCATGAATACCTTAAAAGAGGACTTAGAAAAATCTTTAGAAAATGTAGATGCTAAGTTCGCGAAACAAGAGAAGGTAAATTTAAATTACGAACATCTTAATCATTTAACTCAGTACGAACCTGCACATGGTTACTTTACAAAAAATAGAGATTTTAAAGTTTCTGAATCATTCCCAAATGCAATCGAAGGAATTGACTTGAATAATGAAGAACATTATAAACTATATAACTCATATAAAGGAATTGTAGGTTATGGTTTTGCTAAAGTTGCTAGAGAGAATGCTAAGAAAAATGGTACTTCATACGAAACAGAAGCAATTGCACATTTGAAAGAATTAAAGAGTGATGTTATTAAAAATGATATCCTTAATGGTTTTGTAAGACAAGTAAGTGTTATGAATCCTAATGCAGAAGCTTTATACAAAGGAATTATGGAAATTTCTACTGATGAAAAGCTTAAAGAGAGATTAACAAAACAATATAACGCTATTTTAACTCTAGCAGAAGGTAAAGATTCTCCTGTTTTTGTGAACTACGAAAACAATGCTGGTGGAACTACTTCTTTAGCTGACTTAAAAGGTAAATATGTATATATTGATGTTTGGGCAACTTGGTGTAAACCTTGTAAAGATGAAATCCCTCATTTAAAGAAAGTAGAAGAAAAGTATCATGATAAGAATATAGAATTCGTTAGTATTTCTATTGACGAAGAAAAAGATCATGAATTATGGAAAAAGATGATTAAAGACGAAAGTTTAGGTGGAACACAATTAATGGCAGATGCTGCTTGGGGTTCTAAATTTGTGCAAGAGTATCAAATTAACGGAATTCCACGTTTCATTTTAATTGATCCAACAGGGAAAATTGTAAAATCTTATGCTCCTAGGCCTTCAGATAAAAAGTTAATCGAATTATTTGACGGATTAAAAATCTAA
- a CDS encoding T9SS type A sorting domain-containing protein, which yields MKSIITLILSFISAITFAQNISFTFVNARNTNDGTNDYYEADIYISSDTDFIIGSGQIYFNYNTAAFGDNVHTNGNFEMTQPDGSILATSFFGGAVAAYQSFVVNDNTTSRVSTSFQQLASSGSFAGNNVTSTAAHLFSIKFKYADINESPNVTFEEGSVFLDQFFTACGPTTSGFNTADCTNTPGSQITGDSFDSTGAVVITSATWTGAVDPDWASAGNWDINALPETTYDITIPNVTDKPVIGIGTDAQMKDLTIDASSSLVILDMSSAQVDGDFTNNGTVTINSGETNSGSLIVKGTASGSGTVTYLRGGLLANKWHVVSSPVVGQSIKEFAENASNNIRINTSVTPNRYAIAYYDDSNADGAKWVYYTTDDLTTNTLTFEKGRGYAISRATDGQVSFTGTVETSTVTKTVVASEWNAVGNPFTAFLPLNENTGDNFVADNNASMDPAFVAAYVWDNTQNKYVANSLVTSENSLAPGQGFFIKAGSSASSITLDHSQLLTQPTTGGIFAKGTANQTPTINVIATANEVSVKTTIKYFSNTTKGLDPGYDVGNFGAANFDVFTHLLEESNEDFTIQSLPNSDYENMIIPVGLKLAANTKVSFTVSSLGLPSELEVYIEDREEGKIVKMNDENDYAITSSSAINGVGRFYIHTISSKLSTDDIDSNLSEVNIFKSGKKEITVSGLTANASAKVYSILGEEITTSKANVNSVNRINLSNVSAGIYIVKLATDFGTITKKVIVE from the coding sequence ATGAAAAGTATAATTACATTAATACTAAGTTTTATTTCGGCAATTACTTTTGCCCAAAATATTAGCTTCACATTTGTAAATGCTAGAAATACTAATGACGGTACAAATGATTATTATGAAGCAGATATTTACATTTCGTCTGATACTGATTTTATTATAGGCTCAGGACAAATTTATTTTAACTACAATACAGCTGCATTTGGAGATAATGTGCATACCAATGGAAATTTTGAAATGACTCAACCAGATGGTTCAATTTTAGCAACTTCATTCTTTGGAGGAGCAGTTGCAGCTTACCAATCGTTCGTTGTAAATGATAATACTACTTCTAGAGTTTCTACGTCATTTCAACAATTGGCGAGTAGCGGATCTTTTGCTGGAAATAATGTTACGAGTACAGCAGCACATTTATTCAGTATTAAATTTAAATATGCTGATATTAATGAAAGTCCAAATGTAACTTTTGAAGAAGGTTCTGTATTCTTAGATCAGTTTTTTACAGCGTGTGGACCAACAACTTCTGGTTTTAATACGGCTGATTGCACAAATACTCCAGGTTCACAAATTACAGGAGATAGTTTTGATTCTACAGGAGCAGTTGTAATTACTTCTGCAACATGGACAGGAGCAGTAGATCCAGATTGGGCAAGTGCTGGAAACTGGGATATTAATGCACTTCCAGAAACTACTTATGATATTACAATTCCGAATGTAACTGATAAACCTGTTATAGGAATTGGAACAGATGCCCAAATGAAAGATCTTACCATAGATGCTTCTTCATCATTAGTAATTCTTGACATGTCGAGTGCTCAAGTTGATGGAGATTTTACAAACAATGGAACTGTTACAATAAATTCAGGAGAAACAAATAGTGGTTCTTTAATAGTTAAAGGAACAGCTTCTGGTTCGGGAACAGTGACGTATTTAAGAGGAGGATTACTTGCCAATAAATGGCATGTTGTAAGTTCTCCTGTGGTTGGACAAAGCATTAAAGAGTTTGCTGAAAATGCATCTAATAATATAAGGATTAATACAAGTGTAACACCAAATAGATATGCAATTGCATACTATGATGATAGTAATGCAGATGGAGCGAAATGGGTGTATTATACAACAGATGATTTAACTACGAATACCTTAACTTTTGAAAAAGGTAGAGGTTATGCTATTTCTAGAGCTACTGATGGACAAGTAAGTTTCACAGGAACTGTAGAAACGAGTACTGTAACTAAAACTGTTGTAGCTTCAGAATGGAACGCTGTTGGTAATCCGTTTACAGCATTTTTACCATTAAATGAAAATACAGGAGATAATTTCGTAGCAGATAATAATGCAAGTATGGATCCAGCTTTTGTTGCAGCATATGTTTGGGATAATACACAGAATAAGTATGTTGCCAATTCCTTAGTTACTTCAGAAAATTCATTAGCTCCAGGTCAAGGATTTTTTATAAAAGCAGGATCTAGTGCAAGCTCAATAACATTAGATCATAGTCAACTTTTAACTCAACCAACTACTGGAGGGATTTTTGCTAAAGGAACAGCTAACCAAACACCAACTATTAATGTAATAGCTACTGCAAATGAGGTTTCAGTAAAAACAACAATCAAGTATTTTTCAAATACAACAAAAGGATTAGATCCAGGTTATGATGTTGGAAACTTTGGAGCTGCAAATTTTGATGTGTTTACTCATTTATTAGAAGAATCTAATGAAGATTTTACTATTCAATCGTTGCCAAATTCTGATTATGAGAATATGATTATACCTGTTGGATTAAAGCTTGCTGCAAATACTAAAGTTTCATTTACAGTTTCAAGCTTAGGATTACCTTCTGAATTAGAAGTATACATTGAAGATAGAGAAGAAGGTAAGATTGTAAAAATGAATGATGAAAATGATTATGCTATTACTTCATCTTCTGCAATAAATGGAGTGGGTAGATTTTATATTCATACCATTTCTTCAAAATTAAGTACAGATGATATTGATAGTAATTTATCTGAGGTAAATATTTTTAAATCTGGGAAAAAAGAAATTACTGTTTCGGGTTTAACTGCTAATGCTTCTGCAAAAGTATATTCAATATTGGGAGAAGAAATAACAACTTCTAAAGCTAATGTTAACAGCGTTAATAGAATAAACTTGTCAAATGTCTCTGCTGGAATTTACATTGTAAAATTAGCCACAGATTTTGGAACTATAACTAAGAAGGTAATTGTAGAGTAA
- a CDS encoding STAS/SEC14 domain-containing protein — MVLANNTRLNVHPVWKHYENVEYIEIDFSGLTTDDEIIDYVLKAVDLGMRRPDKSIRAFVYAYQMKTSPRAMRTIKMLGKQVQPKMKKSVIVGASGILSLLMKIYISYTKSNIKYFTDKETAMKYLIND, encoded by the coding sequence ATGGTTTTAGCAAATAACACAAGATTGAATGTTCACCCAGTTTGGAAGCATTATGAAAATGTAGAGTATATAGAAATTGATTTTTCTGGATTAACTACGGATGATGAGATCATTGATTATGTATTAAAAGCAGTTGATTTAGGAATGCGAAGACCAGATAAATCAATCAGAGCTTTTGTTTATGCATATCAAATGAAAACAAGTCCTAGAGCAATGAGAACTATTAAGATGTTGGGAAAGCAAGTACAACCAAAAATGAAGAAATCTGTAATTGTAGGTGCATCAGGAATATTGTCGCTTTTAATGAAGATTTATATCTCATATACGAAAAGTAATATCAAATATTTTACGGATAAGGAAACAGCAATGAAATATTTAATTAATGATTAG